GTGTTTTCGCTTTCCtttatgcttccgctctctatATCTTTCCATTATTCTAACATGGCATTAGAAcattctaacatggtatcagagcattctaacatggtatcagagccaccttctgtggccttcaataaacgtctttgacgttttccgGCGACCTCCCAATTTTGGTCGTTGGCGCGTTGCCAAGCAATTTTCCgctcaaaatctcttccacTCCTTTAGATCTACAGATCTGTGGAAGATCCGCAACCATCGGCCCTCCGAGCTCCTCCACGCTCCTCCGGCAGTTTCTGCCCGAGCCAATCGCGCCACCATCGTGACTCCTCTCAGCCAAATAACCACCAAAAGTGGTGTCTCGGCCCCAGAACAATGAATTTGTGCAATCTCAGCCTATTCCAGCTTTGCACGCGCCTCCACGCTTCACCTTCAGAAACTGCTGTCTCTTTAACGCGCCTCCACGCGCAGCTGCCACTCCTCCACTCGCCTCCAACCTTTGTCGGATCATCGTGGTTTTTGCTCTGTTCGGTAGATCCGTCGCTAGTGGTCTCAAATCCGTTCAGATCACCACCATTGGAGCTCTGACGCGCCGCCATGCTTCGTCCAAAGGGTTTGCGCATGGGCTTCACGCGCCAGCAACCCTCCTGGCGCGTGCAGCACACGCGCCTCACGCGGCCACCAGCCCTGGGGCGTGCATCACATGTGCCAGCACTTCTCCTCTCTCCTCAACAGCCACGTGTCCTCCAGAGGTGccgccacgtcagccctaatcCTTTACCATGTGTCAacttcgagaaaaaaaaaatcaatatgatcAGGTTCCAATCGGGTCAATGGGCTAAAATTGGATCTCCACAACCCGGTATAATATCGGTTCCTAAACCGGGTTCTGTCGGGTCAAGCTCTCCAAACCGGTCCAACTTTGTCACCCCAATCCATCGGGTTAGACTCGGTTCACATAATTTTCGTGTCAACCATTTTAGTGGTCCATGGGTTTTCTTACCAAAATATTGGCCCATTTAACTGGCCCAATTTCTTCAAGGCTTTAAGCCCAAATTCTAGAATGGATCCAAGGCTTCAGCCCATTCAGCAGCCACCCTCAGCCACCAGCTACCGCTGCCATGCATTGCCGCCGGCTGCCCAACTCCAGTCACCTCCGGTGAGTTCGCCGGcagacctaaaaaaaaaaaaaatcccttttctttttcccaaaccttgagtttgaaggggGATATTGGAGTATTTGAGAAATCACCCGAATCCAAGATTTTCAACCCAACAGGTTAGAATCGGGTTCTGCTGCCACCAGCCTCTGTGCATCGCCTCTGGCCGCCCAACACCGGCTGTCACTCTGGCAACTCTTTCGGCACAAGTAGCTTTTTCggcaaattcatttttctttcccttttcttttacccaaactcaagtttacacattgagtttgaggggggatgtcaaGAATATTAGCCTCGTTTGCCCCCAGCCAGGGTcggtactgtagctggaacggcactatTCCAGCTACAGTACCAGCTGAGTATTGCCCCCTTCAAGTCAAAAAAATCATCCCAAATGtcaaaaacaactttttttttattcacttcCCAACCGATAAttcaaactaaaattttttatttttattttttaaaagaaaatgaaaaatattattaaaaaaaaaaaaaatcggagaACCGAtcggggtggctggagccacccccatggctggtatgggggtggtcgaaccacccccagatcggcTAGGGGGTGGTTGGAACCACCCCGATGTTTCTcctccttatttatttatttattaatattttgctttaaaaaaaataaaaataaaaaaataataattttaaagtgCAGCGTGCAGCAAAAAGTCTAACCAATGTGCAGAGTGCAGTACCATTCTCATTCACACTTCACACACCCTAAGTCTCACTAACTTTACTGtctttcaacaaaaaaagaaaaaaattaacttttctgCTGCAAAGAACTCTTCTCCCACATTCTTTCAACAAAATTTCTTCTTTATCTCTTCTGTACGCCGACAGTCCATCtcaaatcatattttctttcccaaacctcttccattttccattttgtcacACACCCACAAAGCATTTCTCTATTATCCTCTGTGAGTGGGTATCAGTGCAGTGTAGTGCAAACTCACCTGCCAGAAAATTTAAGAATATGATTTTCTTGAAATTATACCATATTATACAAGATCCTAATATAAGTACTATGGGCTTTTTATTTGACTATATTTGAGCtcgtttaatttaatttttgtcaaatctAAGTTTTTTGGCTAAAAGTCAAAAtactttaaaatttgaattagaaaCTTTCTTAATTTCTAAAACAAGTGTAGAagcttaattataatatttttacaacaCTATCATTGagttttacaaataaattttaagagaCTTTAAACATCAGCCCCAAAGTACAGGAAGACCTGGTAGCCCCTAAAGTGATATGACAATAGATTCTCGGCCAATTTTAATCTACTTCccgaaatattttttttttcaaattttacaaGTAGATAGAAGACTTCGAGAAGACTATGTTGGGCTTTGGTTTggctaaattttaatttatttaaaccatttttcatCCATCAAAAGTTTTAGGAGAAACATTTTTCATCCGTCCGTTCAAACCATTAACTAAATTCATAAATTggaaaaacataacaaattgaGTGATAGATTGCATGAGttaaattttccctaaaaaaataaagaaaaacatttaaaatcaaaCTTTTACTTACGTGTCACAAAGCCATATAAAAGTTGCGTTAggttcaaaattgaaatttcaaaatacggacaaaaatcaaaacatatgtcCACAAAATTTTGGCCTTTGATGGGGCTTGGTTGAGCCCTTATCatatctcaaaaataaaataggtaaataaatatcaagaaagaaattgttaTACAGCTCTCCATTATGTGTATAGCGGGattgttgtatttttcttttatatatataagaagctTTCGTAATCCCTCTGGCTGGGTGAACCCATCTATAAAACcatttagagcattcccaatggaagagccatatttttatgtaaaatagctctctaaaactcacttttatctaatttagctaagccatttttaagtgtctccacatccgattagctatatttctaaaaaaaatgtgagaaaagatttgggaaaaagataaagcaggagagagaaacactaaaaaataaaatggctcccttaaaaagtgctgctacatttaactttttttttagctcttctaatcaaatatctattttacatatatttttggctcatccaatgtgggaagttttttgaacatttgaagagctattctagataaaagtaacatttggctcttctattgagaatgctcttactCCATATTAATTTAgtaaaatgctatatatatacaacataacACACAAAAATATAGAATTGCCCACCGAATgagggaataggatcctcttcatttctaGTGAAATTGAAAGGATCAAGTTtatagttaatattttattttgttgaatatGACAATGTAAAATGTAATCTGAacatgaaattgagagaatcttgACTGGTactaaagagagagagagtttatgtATGTGTTTACATTAGTGATATTGGATTGTATATCAATCCAAAAAGTGACGTTGACACCGTTTGCTGAGGGAACGGTTTCTGCATAACCTGTAGAATAATAGTTCATACCAAGAAAATCAATGGACCTTTTTACCAACATGGATTGAGCTTCAGTGAATTCTGGCAATCGATTCCTCAATACAGACTTTATTCTCTCGGGATACTCACTGTATATAACCAGATCGACGAGCCTACCAATATTGTGAATGATTAGCCGCAAGGATAAAGTagttaatattcttttttaattattaaaaaaatggttttggaaTGAATCTTACACTACTCAACATCCAAAAAAGTTCATACTTCAATAGGTGACCCTCGGGGCGAAGATGTGTCATATGTTGGATTAATCCAAGGGCTGAATCTGGTGAGACCTCAATTTCCCCCTTCTAATATGGTTGCACGCCGTTCATATCAAGTTAATCACAGAGGTCCAATATctcatattcatatttattctAATAATCAGCCCCTAAGACTATTATCAGTGACGAACCTAAGAGGGTTGGTAAAGGCCATGAATCTttcattttaccaaaaaaaaaaaaaaaaaaaaaattggatatccgaTCGGGGTGGCTCCTTGACCAAAatagggtggccaaaccaccccattttcagccacccccatggctagTATGGGGGTGGTCGATCggccagggggtggctggaaccaccccGATGTTTCTcctccttatttatttattttttaatattttgctttaaaaaaaaataaaaatttaaaaataaaaaaataataattttaatgtgcAGCGTGCAGCAAAAAGTCTAACCAATGTGCAGAGTGCAGTACCATTCTCATTCACACTTCACTCACCCCAAGCCTCACTAACTTTACTGtctttcaacaaaaaaagaaaaaaattaacttttctgCTGCAAAGAACTCTTCTTCCACATTCTTTCAacaaaatttcttcttcatctcctctGTACGCCGACAGTCCATCtcaaatcatattttctttcccaaacctcttccattttccattttgtcacACAACCACAAAGCATTTCTCTATTATCCTCTGCGAGTGGGTATCAGTGCAGTGTAGTGCAAACTCACCTGCCAGAAAATTTAAGAATATGATTTTCTTGAAATTATACCATATTATACAAGCTCCTAATATAAGTACTATGGGGCTTTTTACTTGACTATCTTTGAGCTCGTTTGACTTAATTTTTGTCGAATCTAAGTTTTTTGGCTAAAAGTCAAAATaccttaaaatttgaattagaaaCTTTCTTAATTTCTAAAATAAGTGTAGAaacttaattataatatttttacaacaCTATCATTGAGTTAAAAAATCCATTGTGGTCCACACAAAACCAGGAAAAGCACCCAATGTCTCAACCGGGACTATTTTTCAATCCACAGCCCCCGTAGGAAAGAAAACCGGTGGCAACACCATTGGACCGAGAGTACCAGTTTCCAAAATATTATTAAGTgatcattaaatttgttagtATTATATACCTTAATTTCGTAGGAACATAATCGTTATTAATTAGATGGAATAAACCATTTGCAGAAGGTAACCCCTAATTAAGATAGAAATctatgataaataaataaaaagccaaaaaaaaaaaaaaacatgagaagATCCCTCTCCTCTCTCTACATTAGAAAACTCAATTCACATGATCAGTTAATGGATTCTATAGGTATTCTAAATTATAGAAttactgttttctttttctttttttctcaattagTATGCTTTTATGATTATCTAGTAAGTTTTAGAAACTAAAGATTGAGAGATTCCCTAATTTTGGTTGAAACTTGAACAGTTCTATAGGTACGTACAAATAGAATGCACACACCGCCATCGTAAGTGCCTAAGTGGATCCAAACCGATTCGTGGATAAACTGGCAGCCACAAATGTAATGTCAGTCCACTTATTATACTATTCTATCCACATCAAGCCATTaactcatttgattaaaaaaacacacacttGACGATCAACTCTTCTTAGTTCTCCTGAAGCCTTCTTCCTTCGGCATTTGAAATACCCTACTCACCTGtaatgaaacaaaaagaagagtTCTGAATGAAAGGCGCTTTTCTCACCAAACCTTAAAACCAGTAATGAAGGCCCGGCCAGATCATAATTACCATGCGGCTGTTGAGGAACTTGGGATTTCGATTCTCCACCTAACCCGAGCCATGAACCAATTACAGTTCCTTTAAGCTTATCCACCACACCCTTTTGCGTCCTTTCCCCATGACTCTCATCCCTGGTGCCTAACCGCCTTGCCACCTCCTTTGATTCTGTCACCTTCCCCACAGGCCGCATATCCTTTTCCTTCCCTGGCTCTTCCATCCTCTGCTTATGTAAAGCATCTGAAATCAATTCAGATAGCGCCCTATCCTCTTCACCAGGCCTCAGCTTCTCCAGAACATAGTCCTTCACAGACACTCCTTTGTCTTGTCCTTTGACCCCACACTCCGATTCATTGCTGGTGCCATGCACTTTCTCACCGTATACGAGCTTTGAAGCAGCAGCATTACTCGCGGAGATTGCTTTGTCAGCGACGGCAGAGGTGGCAGATGAGATTTTCTCAGAGTAACTGCTCTGGTTTGATGGTTTCCCGTACACTTCATGTGGGTGGTTTTGCTGTTTGGTTGTCTCGAAGCTTTTTGGGAGTTGAGGTTTATCTCGGATGGCTTTGGCCTCTTGGGGAACTGGTTCTGGAGAGAACTGGTCATGGCTTCCAGTACTGGGTAATTTGGTAAACTGATCGTAGGTTAAAATGGGCAAGTCATGGTCTGCTACTCCAGCGGATTTTGGATCCGGTTCATCATGGACATTCATTTTGACAAATGACTGAAGTATTGGGGTGATTCCTACTACCTTATCACCTGATTTTAAAAGTACTGAGATTTTACTTCTACTAATTAGGTAAGAGAGATAATTTAGTAGATATTTCGAAGAactgaaaaatgaataaattcaaCAAATCTGATTACCTGTGCCCGTTGGATCAGGGGCTTTGATCCCATAAACTCCAGGAGAATGTGATACTGTAATTGGCTCATTGATTTTGGTATCGTATCTCTCTTCTGACTCACCGTGAACTTCTGGGTCTTCAATTATTTCTTCATCGTCGTCATCTTCCTCGTCAAGATCATGATCATCAGGAATATGATGGCCAGCGCGTTGATAATCATGATCGTGTTCATGGTCATGATGGCCATGCTTCTTGAGCGTGTCCTTTATCTTCTTTGCCTTTGCCTTCACCTTCTTGATCACCGATTTCCTCTCATGGGCGTGCTCATCTCCACCTTGGGGCGCCACTGAAACAAAACTTTAACAATCACCACAAGAACAGAGAACACAAATTACATTAAAGATCTTACCAGCTGGATGCGGAGCAGCATTATGGGGGTCATGATCATCGTAATTGTGACCATGAGGATGTGCTATACGTGAATCCATactttcaaagaaaataaactgCTTAATTGGGTCGTTATGGTTACTGTCCAAGAAACAGAGTGTGCAAACTACAAaggagaaagacaaaaaattggaagtatatAGAGAAGACCAAAACACAGCGCTTTGCCACCTTTGCATGGCTCTGGCGTTTTATCAGTGAGCACACGTGTAGCAACACCAACACGTCTCCGTTCGGTGGCACGTAATACGTAAGTACTGTACATGTGGCACAACGTTGCGTGACAGTATTCTTTTTGTGGTGGACGATCTTATCAGGAGCGGATTGGATAACCTACAGAGTTAACTGCTCCTTTTATTAGGATCACTCGAAGTAGTCCCTTGCATTTGTTCTTAAAACTTAACCGCAAAAGATTAAAGAAAAGTTCTATTAATCAAGAGCTATTTGGTCTCTTTTGGATTCATCCACTATATATGATACAAAATTGagtcactaattttttttttcttaaattgtaTTTCGTATCATGCCTGTCTAGacatgtaaaatttatttttgaatttgtaaCGTCTCGGCTTAAAATATAAGCTGTAAGTGGAATGATTTGAATTTCCATGTGACGATATTACGTAAATGAAATACTTGCACAGGAAAAATTACTTagtaaaaattttctttactttttaaaacCACAAACTTACCTCAAATCCATAATGTGCCGGATCATCTAATTGAACTCCTCATAATTGGggcataaatttttattaattaaatcactCCATAAGTTTTCAATTGTTATCAAATAGATCATTTCGTCtacattttgataaatttttaataatattgtcatattatacccaataaaaaaagtgatgcatctcttttaataaataaaaaatatatatataaaaagaaaaattacaattacaattacataaataataataataataataaaaaaaaaaaaaaaaaccaaaagtggCCACTCCCCAGATCGAGGAAGGGGGTAGCCGTGCAAGCCACCCTAcctattgtgtttttttttttttttttcatatttatatttataattataattttttttttaaaaaaagagagatgtatCATCTTGTGACTGAATATTGTGTGGTGGCCCACACGCTCCGGAGCATGGACAGCTGTCCTCTACATGTGGCTCCTTCGGTCTTTCCTTCGCCCGCCTACCTCCTCCTCCCCTGCCGATGTATTGTGGTATTTTGGTCCTCTAAATTTTTGCCCTCTGGTCTCCATTACTGGTGTGTGTTCATCACACGCCGGTGAGTAGCTTACATGCGCCGGCCTTCGTTGCTGCTGTTGCTATTGAGGGTTTTTTGCTTActttattgtattttgttttatgtctagtatttatgtttgttttgttcttcttctatttttgtgTGTGGTTTTTAATCTCTCTTATCTTCTCTAGCTAGTTTGATCTTTTTGTGGAGATTGTTTCATCAACCGGAAATCGTTACTCCTTTCAACGGATTCAGATTAGAATTCAATGCCTCTCATTTAACAGTCTCCTTTTGGTGGGTGTTATTGTTTCAAAGCTGGTAAGCTTTCTGACTTACTTCAAACACTACTTTGATGGTGTCATTTCTTGGTCTATTGACGGGGCAATTTTTTGGttcatttcttatttgtttgtatttttagcTTGTATTGCTATTTTGAGTTTATTGTTGGAGAGTCTAAcccttttttcagttttttgatTCCTTGTATCCTATTCttatttgcttaggaaaaaaaaaaaaattgtgtggcagcactttaaaatatttaactgatGATAGACATCACATAATgagtaatttgaaaaaaattcatagaTGAGTAATTGGTAGTTGGTTCAATACTTCAATTATTCTGCGCGTACAAATGGTGCACAATGCGCACCTAGTGCGCAACTTAGCAAGACCCTGACGACCCCTGATAtaaaagccacccccaacttaGACCGccaaaatttaattcaattcaattccgATTCCAAAACCAGTCCGTTATCTGTATGAAATGCGTACTCGCTTCCTCAACATCGACTACTTCTCTCCAAGCCAAACGCTAGAACCCCTAACCTTCCTCCACCTCCCAGTCCCCCGCCTCTCTCCTGCCCCTCTCTCCACCTTCCACGACCTCGTCCCCTTCCTCTCGCCCCTCAACGTCTTCCTCCCAATCCACTCTTTTCCCATCCATTCCGCTCTCTCCAAGTTCTTCTCCGCCGTTCTCCCTCACCACATCGACGATGCCAAAATCGAAGACCTCGGTGCGCCTGTTCCGTCTCAGAGCCGCAATGCTTGCTTCGACGAGGCTCGCCTTTTGCAGGTGAATCGCCAGATTAATTGGCGTTCTTCTTGCCTGATTCTGCTGTTTTAATGTTCCAGTGAAGTTGTTAGGTTTTGGTGTTTGAAGTTGTTCTTCTTGCCTGATTCTTCTGTTTTAGTGTTCGAGTGAAGTTGTTAGGGTTTGTTATTGAAGTGAAAAGTGAGCTTGATTTAAATATATTGTGATTTTAGATGTTGtctctttttgcttttgttttctgGCCTTTTAGTTATCGAAGTGTATTGTTCTTCTCAATTTAACTAATTCTGCTTTGGAATTTGAAAGAAGAATTTAATCTAAAGCAGTGTAATTTGGATGTACTCGATTATTTCTTGACTAATGCTTTTCAAACATCCGAGAAAGCCGTTTTTGAATGTGAAtatgatgtttatttatttatttttggatgataaatttttgttatataaATCAATTCGGTATTGAAGGCAAAACATTTTATTCAAGTAAATGCATGATCCGCAAGAAGCTATTAAGCTATGTGATATATTGAAACTGGAAACAACAAAAGTTTTGAAGTCTTAAAACTTACACTCTAAgcttaattttgatctttttagtTCAGAAATTCAGTTTTATGACAGTTCTTGCATTAATGACAACCAGGTGGAAGCAAAAGAATTTTGAATCTGAACTTACATTTATTGAAATTCTCGTGCAAGTTTAGTTAAGGATTTTGAGGTATCTGGGACTTTAGCTCGTTGGGATCCCTTTAGTTTATATAGATTGTGTTGATTTGCAGCAAGAAGCTGCGGTTCTCTACGAAGAGAAGGAAGTGGAGAGTCAAACAACTTCTGGATCTGAAACTCTAGAGATTGAATTGCCAAGAGTATGATAATGGCTTCCTTGCTAGCTTTATTTCATGCTCTTGTTTGGTCTCGTCAGGGGTTTTCTTTAGAGTATAACTCATTTCATTGCAGAAGGATGATGGGATTGCTGTTTGTGATAAGGAAGCAAGTAGATATGAAGTAATCCAATTCGAAACACCAGAGCTGGAtgattttttggtaaaatgaaTGTGTACAAAATAATGGATAATTTGGTTTCCACaactttttgaaatttaatgGAATGTACTCTTGGTTCCTTAACTGTGGCTGTATTTTGCAGGAAAATGCttgtttttttgagaaagaGCAGATACAAATTTCGTATGGAGTTCCAAACAATGAAAATAATCTGGTATATATCTTAACCATTTTATAATTCATAGTTTTTGTAGTTTTAGTGGCTATAACTACTAATAGTTATCATCTAACACGGtgatttgagatttttttttttttttgggggggtggggggtgttTAACTGGTTCAACGCTGCTTTTCCATGGATAGTGCGGTGGGTGGTTTGGTTTCTAATTGNNNNNNNNNNNNNNNNNNNNNNNNNNNNNNNNNNNNNNNNNNNNNNNNNNNNNNNNNNNNNNNNNNNNNNNNNNNNNNNNNNNNNNNNNNNNNNNNNNNNcctccttcagtggtttcgcctccatccgagtatcggtaccgaactctcatctttacttatcttggggccaaaaatactctcctccatacatgtgccctcatttcataaacatttatctcatctcttgtacttttctttgtacttcttttgatgcatcttagggcaacatgtagaagggtttatcattatttttctttcttataatcatcatcatttctcaactttcttttcttaaaatgaaaacttttccaaatataaacttgttgtgcttagaaagcatttaaacaaatagaaactttctagataattcttttagaaatctttcatgcatgcaacataacttcataatacgtaaataaaataatcatttacaatttgatacaagaatatataaatagcatgacatgaagtaattttagaaggggtagtgaatttacttacctctagactgaagctatgagcagtctttaaactgctaattaatcatcttgaaaaaaatatcttgttgttccattctgtttattcacaactaaattaataacaattcaccAAAATCAATTAACTCCAGTCTACTCCTTTTGGGAAGTTAACCCATTAAAATCCAACCCAAAATATCTTATAATTCAGCCCAAGAATAGAGAATCAACTCATAAACCTAATTCAAAATTCTCTAGAGTGAAACCACCCAATATCATCTTGATTAAATCCAAAAGGTTCTTATCTAAGACCCATTACtcaatttaaaatcaaatacccatagcTAAAGGACGAAGAAATTTACCTTTGAAGaacccatttttattattctgcaaATTTCTCTTTTGGCCATCCTCTAAATGtctgtttctccccctcagcaTCTCACccgctttctctttctcatgcttCTCTGTCCATCTCTTCCTCTATTGCAacattctctctccctctgtcttctctttcttacatccgtaaagctccctctctctatcttcttGTTTCTTCCTCTCCGTTAAGTAATAAAGCAATGAGAGTAGGTGAAgtcaaagaaaatttaaaagaaaagttcaAAAGCCATGTGGtaaaagaaggaaggaagaaaaaggaaggagtAATGAGTGGTAGTATTGTGGAAAGTGGGGGAAGAGAGGGGTTGGTCGTTGGTGTGCTGGtggaaaataagaaaggaagatAAGAAAGTGGGTGGGGGCCTCATGGAAAAAGAGAGGGGAGGGTGGAAATAGaggaataaataaaggaaaagaaagaaaatggtgtGAATTATTGAAGGGTTCCGGTCCTATATAATAAAAGATGAACATTATTAACAACACTTTGGGCCCActccttattaaaattatatctaaTCTCATCTAACCATTCTCACACCATTCTTCATTTGCTAACACCAAATCAACTATCCCTCAAAGCTAACTTTCCTTCAAATGTATAATATGTATCATTATATcatcatatctcttaaagtCACCAACTAAATTATCAAGCTATAATCTATCCTAAACCTTAGGATGTATGATCTCAAATAAAACttcattcctataatactcatataatcCATAAATTCTTCAATAACAAATCTCATCacttaatataattattaaaataatattatcttcaatttaatatctttaaatgaggattttaaatctggggcactacaatcttccctccttattgaaatttcgtcctcgaaattaaagtctataatattatcgtccaatcttcaaattgagcgatttagatttaaaatattccttgcaatcattcatcagagCCTACTCTTCAATATTCGCTTTTATCATGTTGGAatttcatctccttcttctaagAGTAAATTTTTATTCACGTTCTAAAGCTTCGATTTATGCAATCGTTCATCAGTTCACACtcaaatcttacctcaaaatcttttccattttttttttttttttttttccaacctcaataacaacaatcgagttattcatcgaTAGTCTACAGttaaggtttaaacatcaaattaataaatcatgtaatcaatagttcatacctccaaacatcatagtcctcatttcaagcctgcaataattttctcgatctaatttaatcaattttatcaaaaaggtgtaaaaatcattcctgcctatattctctttagtatctcagtattccaaatcatgcatacgaaattttaatatgatgctctaataattattaacttctcaccatcataaacctgtaaaagtaaatagcaccaacattctacagtttatattttccaaaaacatcattacatgaatatacctcagaaatgacatcataattcgattcattctaaatacacaaccgtttctattttctcattcCAACTTTTGTGTCGATGCTACAATATTAGCGAAAATCTCTCTGTACTACATCTTGATAAATCATAGCTCAGcaaaagaaactcgtaattaagatttcaactcaaacgaaatacacgattacatcaaatgtaagattctcatccattcttgactaatacatgctgtgttttgctgcgttctagagatgaaattgataaggaagcaaagtaggatatgggtaagtttccaggctggaagttccaaagtacacatgctataatttctctcccttgggtcttgcaaggtcaagaagagaaaagagagaaagatagtcctgttgctttct
This window of the Corylus avellana chromosome ca5, CavTom2PMs-1.0 genome carries:
- the LOC132180398 gene encoding low-temperature-induced 65 kDa protein-like isoform X2, whose protein sequence is MDSRIAHPHGHNYDDHDPHNAAPHPAVAPQGGDEHAHERKSVIKKVKAKAKKIKDTLKKHGHHDHEHDHDYQRAGHHIPDDHDLDEEDDDDEEIIEDPEVHGESEERYDTKINEPITVSHSPGVYGIKAPDPTGTGDKVVGITPILQSFVKMNVHDEPDPKSAGVADHDLPILTYDQFTKLPSTGSHDQFSPEPVPQEAKAIRDKPQLPKSFETTKQQNHPHEVYGKPSNQSSYSEKISSATSAVADKAISASNAAASKLVYGEKVHGTSNESECGVKGQDKGVSVKDYVLEKLRPGEEDRALSELISDALHKQRMEEPGKEKDMRPVGKVTESKEVARRLGTRDESHGERTQKGVVDKLKGTVIGSWLGLGGESKSQVPQQPHGE
- the LOC132180398 gene encoding low-temperature-induced 65 kDa protein-like isoform X1 is translated as MDSRIAHPHGHNYDDHDPHNAAPHPAVAPQGGDEHAHERKSVIKKVKAKAKKIKDTLKKHGHHDHEHDHDYQRAGHHIPDDHDLDEEDDDDEEIIEDPEVHGESEERYDTKINEPITVSHSPGVYGIKAPDPTGTGDKVVGITPILQSFVKMNVHDEPDPKSAGVADHDLPILTYDQFTKLPSTGSHDQFSPEPVPQEAKAIRDKPQLPKSFETTKQQNHPHEVYGKPSNQSSYSEKISSATSAVADKAISASNAAASKLVYGEKVHGTSNESECGVKGQDKGVSVKDYVLEKLRPGEEDRALSELISDALHKQRMEEPGKEKDMRPVGKVTESKEVARRLGTRDESHGERTQKGVVDKLKGTVIGSWLGLGGESKSQVPQQPHGNYDLAGPSLLVLRFGEKSAFHSELFFLFHYR
- the LOC132181967 gene encoding protein SHORTAGE IN CHIASMATA 1-like: MRTRFLNIDYFSPSQTLEPLTFLHLPVPRLSPAPLSTFHDLVPFLSPLNVFLPIHSFPIHSALSKFFSAVLPHHIDDAKIEDLGAPVPSQSRNACFDEARLLQQEAAVLYEEKEVESQTTSGSETLEIELPRKDDGIAVCDKEASRYEVIQFETPELDDFLENACFFEKEQIQISYGVPNNENNLLSSNTVI